The DNA segment GGCGTTGGCTTGGAGGCAGTTCGGGTCGGCGCCCATGCGGATGAGCGCGTTGGGAGGAGCCGTGCCGGTGAACTTGACCGTCCCCTCAATGCCGCCTCCGGGGCCGGCCGCCGACGCCGGCCGGTATTGCTGGATGAGAAACCCCACCGCACCGACGACCGTCGTGATGATGAGGGCTCGGGCCGCCTCTCGGGACATAGGGTCCTCCTCTACTGGTCTGGGCCGAGATCACCGCGGCTCCTTGCTCGAACGTATTGATAAATCGAAGCAATCTGCCGCTCGCTGAGCGTCCCGCGCAGGGGGGGCATGCCGTTCTTCGCCCGCCCGTTGAGCACGATGTATTCGAACCCGGCGTACTGGAAGCGGCGCACGGAACGGAGCAGGTCCACGGGCGCAAGCGCACCCGTCTGGGCCAAGGCGTGCGGACCGTGGCAGCGCGCGCACTGGTTCGCATAGAGTGCCGCCCCTTGCCGGGCCTCCTCAGGGTCACGAACCGGTGGCGGCCGTCCTATGAGCCTTCGGATGTCGGCCGGAACGAACAGTTCCGCGGGGACGACGCCGTTCGCCTCGATCAGGCCGGCAAGATTGATCGCGCAGGGGTCGGGCGCGCCCGGGGAAGGGGCTGAGAACGGGGCCGGTGGCGGCTCCGGGCCGCCGACGTTCAGCATCCGGAGCGTTCCCGCCGGGTCGAAGCGATCGATGCCGAGGGCGGCCAGCGGCGCCCAGAGGACGGCGGCATTCGCCCGGCCGGCGAGAAGGTCGGCGATGGGCTTCGTCAGGTTCTCTCCGTCGAGCGGGTAGGACCGCGATTTCAGGCCCTTCGCCTGGACAATTGCGGCGCCCGCGGGTCCGGCCTGAACTACGATCTCGACGGTCTTGAGAGCGGGCGCGTCGAGCGACGTGACATCCGCGCCCACGCCCGCCGATAGGACCAGAACGTAGGTGGAGCCATAGCGGGGTACGGCGGAAAGGGTCGCGGCGATTTGGCCGACGGATCCGGTAACGCCCTGGCACGCCTCGCCCGCGGGGGCGTCCTGGACGCTGGCCTTAAGCGTCGGGTGCGGCGCCATCACGACCGCGAGGAGCAGAAGCGCCACGCCCACGTGCCGCTGGCGGTCGAGGGCCACGATCACATCCCCACTCGGAGCCGCACGTAGGCGACGCTCGTGTGGTAGGGCCATGGCAGCATGCCCCCCATCAGAAGGCCCGAGGTCGCGACGGGGAGACCCAAGAACGAGGGGCTGGCCGGCGTGTAGGTGAAACCGGAGTAGTTGTAGTCGTCGATACGATACTTCTCGAAGATGTAGCCCGCCGCCAACGAGGCACGCTTGTCGATCGTCCACTCCAGGTCGGCGCTTAGGTTGTGGAAGTCGACGTTGTCGACGTTGTCGAAGGACACGGGCACAAAGGGGTTCACGTCGTTGGCCGGCGTGCCCAGCGGACTCGAAAGCCCGATCCGGCCTCGAGTGCGCGAGAAGGTGTAGCTGACGTTGAGGCGGAGGGCCTTCGGTATGAGCTGCGCTTCTGCGCCGAGCCCGACCGTGTGGTAGCGATCGAGCGGCTCGGCGGCCCAGTTGCTGTTGGAGGCGAGTCCCGTCTCCGACAGGTACGGGTCGCTGATGCCGCCCGGGGTCCATTGCCGGCCGGCCATCTCATAACGGAACTTCTCGAACGTGTAGGCGGCGTACACGGACAGGCGGTCGGTCAGCACGTAGCTGACGTCGACACCGTATTCGTCGCGTCGGGCGAGACTCAGACCGGCAAAGGAGGAGGGGTAGTCGTCCTTCCCGTACAGGACCGAGGAAGAGAGCGTGAGGCGGTCGCTAGGAGTCACCGTCACGACCGCCTGACCCTGGTTCGTCCTCCGCTCCGCCTCGTCGAACTTGCGGAGGTAGGGCAGTACCCCGGCCCCGGGGATCGTCTCTCCGTGGGCGACGTACGACTGGCTGCCAAGGTAGGGGGCAGTGTCCCGGCGGATGTACTCGTACGACCCTCGCAGCTCGAGCCAGGCCAATGGTTTCAGATCGAGGGATGTCTTCAGGTGGTGGTCATTCATCCAGGCCACCTCGCGGAAGCTGCGGTTGATGCGCTCGAAGGTATAAGAGCCTCCTAGGCGCACCTTCTGGTTGAGGTCCCACGCCGCGCTCAGGCTAGCGGTGTGCTTGTCGTATGCGATCGGCAGCGGGCCGAAAAAGGCGGAGGGGTTGCCCGGGACACGCCACTCGGCGTCCTCCCGGACGAGGCCCGGGATCCGGAAGGGTGCGCTCTGGTTGTCGAGGTTGTAGAAACGGTACTGCGCGGTCAGGCTCAGATCCTGGAGCGGCTTCGAGCTCACGCGCACCTGCAGGTTCTCGGTATTGATCGCCGCGTTGGCGGTCCGGGCGGGCAGGTTGGCGGGATCGGCCGCGTTGAAGGGTGCCGTGCCGCCTTCGGTGCCGGGGTTGGAGAAGGCACCCGCCACAATCGCGCTGTTCGTGGTGAATGGGAGCAGAGGCTCGTCCTGCCGCAGAAAGCTGGCCGAGAAGAGGGCCGAGATCGACGTCCCGTAGGGGAGCCGGCTCACGACCAGGGTGCCGTCGATGGAGTGGCTCGAGTTGCTGGGATAGAGGGCGGACCGGCCGGTGGCCGGCCCCGCCTGGTAGCTGGAGATGAAGGCCGGCAATCCCAGGAGCGGGTCCGTGCTATCCGTGAGGCGGAAGGGATTGTCGAACGTGAGGGAGGGATTGTGCTCGTCGAATCGCGAGAAGCGGTAGGCGATCGTGGCCTGGATCCGGCTTTCCGGCCGCGCATACTCGGCGCTCACCCGGGCGTCGGTCGTGTCGTAATTTACCGGCCAGGGGACCTCCACGAAGTTGGCGAAGCCGAACGACTCGGAGAACGGGCGCACGCCATTGCGCGCCTCGTTGCTACCTTGTGCGCGGATGGTTATGGGATAGGTGGACAGCAGTGTGACTTCGCCGCCCACCTTCTTTCGCTGCAGTCCGAGGTCAACGTCGTGGCCGGAACCGGCCACGTAGTCCGCCAGCTTCTTGAGGGCATCCGCCTCTGACGAAGAGCCCTGGAGGTCAGCCCGGATGCGGTCGCTGATCCTGAGAGAAGCCGTCCCCACTCCGCTAAACAGCGACCGTGCGCCGAAAGCGTAGTTGTGGGGCGTCTCGTCGTAGAGGAGCTTCAAGGCGAGGGCCCCCGCGCGCCCCCCTTCGAGGATCAGATCCTGGTCTGCGAGTCCAAGGTGGCGCCCGACCACGTCCAGGTAGGCGTCCTCCTTTCGGGCGTGTGCCTCGAGCCCTGCGTTGACGCCCTCCCGTAAGTCGCGGAATTCCTCGAACTTGGAAGAAACCGCGTTGCCCTCAACGCCGAAGAGGGACGTCGACCGGTTCCAGATGCCGAGGGTTGTGAGGGACGCCTTGATTGAAATGTCCGGTCCAGAACGGACGTCACCCGTGAAGTCCGGGGTCTCGGGCGAGTAGAGTGGGAACAGCGCGGGCGGATGGAGTCCCGCGTTGGGCTGGAGCCGTGCGTCGATCCGCCGATTCGAATAGAGGCGCCAAGCCTGCGGCGGGGCGGGGGAGGGTGTCGGGGACGGAGACGGCCCGGGGTCCGGTGCGGACGCTTGGGGCCCCGCGGCGGCAGTGATGGCGGCGGCAAGCCCGAGTGCGCCCGTGAGCAAGACCAAGTTTCTCATCGGTGGAACCATTTGCCGGAGGGGTGATTGCTGCCGTGGACCATCACGTGGCAATTCGTGCAGCTGCGGTAGAGGAGCTGGCTGGCGGAGCCGTAGACGGTGCGCCCGCTGGCGCGGTCCTGGGGGCTGAGCGCATACAGCCCCCCCGCATGCTGCGCGTTCGAGTGGCACCGCTGACAGAGCTGCGGCTTGCGGACGAGGAGCATCGGTTCGTGTGACGTGCCGTGCGGGTCGTGACAGTTGAGGCAGCTCTCCCGCACCGGCGGGTGCTCCCACAGGAAGGGGCCGCGCTTCTCGGCGTGGCATTCCAGGCACTTCTCGTTCACGGAATTCGCTGCGATCAGCTTGTCGGTCTGTGTCCCGTGGGGGTTGTGGCAGCTCGTGCAGACCATCTTCTCCTCGCGGATGGGATGGTGGGAAGGCTTCATCAGAGCCGAACGGATCTGCTGGTGGCACTGAGTGCAGAGCTGGGGCTGGGAGGGCTGAGCCAGGAGCTTGGCGTTGCCTCCATGGATCTGGTGGCAGGTCGTGCACGCCATCTTTCGGTCCGCGTGCGTGCTGCCGGCCCAGAGGGCCACGGGGCCGCGGGTGTGGCATTCCAGGCAGACGGCGTTCTTGGCCTGGGGGGGCATGGCTGCGCCAAAGTTACGCATGGCCCCGATGCCGCGCCCGCCTCCACCCGCAACGTGTGCGCTGCCGGGGCCGTGGCACGTCTCGCACTCGAAACGGGCGGCCGGAGTCCGAGGGTCCCCTTTGAAGCTGTGGGGGCTGTTCTGGTAGCTCTCGAACTTGTTGAAATGGCACTGAGCACAGACGGTCGAGCCCACATACGTTCGCGCCTCTTGGGGCGCGTCGGGGCTAGGAGCCACACTGGCTGGTGTGAGCGTCGGCACCGCTCCCTCCGGTGCCTGGGCCCCGACCCAGGCCGCGGAGAGGGCTGCAATGAGCCCGCCGAACAGAAGCGCGCGAACTCTCATGGCGCTGACCCTGTCCTCCGGGTGGCAAGACGCTTGCCAGCCGGATGTTATTGATTTTGAATCAGATCGTCCGCGTCACCAGCGCCCGTATATCGGCAATTGCTGAAGCGCAGTGCTGAGGGGTCGGCGTGGGCCGGTAGTCGCCGGCGACTCGTTCGCGCAACGCTTGGGCCACGTCGGGAGTCCACAGGGATCAAGGGATAGTTGAGGCCAAACGCGTCCGGAGTGCCGGTCCTCACTGCCCTCGCTCCCGCTCGCCGCTTATCCAGTTCCGGATGTAGGGAGCGCAGTTCAGCAGCTCGATGCCCTCTTCTTCGCAGGCGATGAGGAAGCGAACGATGCCGACGTCCACTAGCGTCACCTCGTTCAAGTCGAGCACGACCCGTGGGCGGTGCCCCCGGACGTGGGCCTGGAGTACGTCCAAGTACTCCGACTCAATGCGACCGATGAGCCGGAGAGTGGTGGTCTGGCCGTCGAACGACGTTTCCATCCTAAACGTCACTGCGGGCACCCCCGCAATACGGGGGCGAGGCAAGCAAGGGCCGCGCCATGGCCAACTTCTTACTGCGATGGGGTTTTGGCTCTGCGATGATGCTGATGGATCGGCAATTGCCGATCGGTGGGCGGGCCCAGGGGCCGGGCAAGACCTAGCGCGCTCGGAACGAGAGCTTGTCGATGTGCAGGGCCTTCATCTTCGACTCGAGCGTCTGGCGAGGAATGCCGAGCTTCGCCGCCGCTCCTGAGGGGCCGAAGATCCGCCCTTGAGACGCCGCGAGCGCTGCCTCGATCAACTCTTTCTCGCCCTCGGCGAGCGTTTTCACAGGACGTGGCATCGGCTTGGAAGGCGGCTGTGTTTCCCCTTTGAGCCACGATTTGTCGATGGAGAACGTCTCGCTATCGCACAACACCACGGCCCGCTCAATCACGTTCTGCAGCTCGCGCACGTTCCCTGGCCAGTCGTAGGCCTGAAACAGCGCCAAGGTCTGCTTCTTGATATTACGGATGCTCTTCCCAGCCTTCGTGGCGTAACGCTCGACCAGATATTCGACGAGGACAGGAATGTCGTCCACTCGATCGCGTAACGGGGGAATCCGGATGGGAAAGACGTTCAGGCGGTAATAGAGGTCCTCGCGGAACGCGCCGCGCTCCACGGCGGTCTCGAGGTCGCGGTTCGTGGCGGCGAGCACACGCACATCCACGGCAATCGGATGACTGCTGCCCACGCGCTCGACCTCTCGCTCCTGGAGCACGCCCAGAAGCGCGACTTGAGTCTCGGCGGGCAGTTCGCCTACTTCATCCAGGAAGATCGTTCCGCCGTCGGCGGCCTCGAATCGGCCGATTCGCTTTTGCAGTGCTCCCGTGAATGCCCCCTTTTCGTGCCCGAACAGCTCGGAGGCGATGAGCGAGGATGGGATGGCCGCGCAGCTCACGCGGATAAACGCCCGGGTTGAGCGCCTGGACCGCTTGTGAATCGCGCGGGCGACTAGTTCCTTGCCCGTGCCGGTCTCGCCCAGGATCAGCACCGTGGAATCGGTTGGGGCAACCTTCTCCACTTGCTCCAAGATGCAGTGCAGGGCCGGCGAAGAGCC comes from the Vicinamibacteria bacterium genome and includes:
- a CDS encoding c-type cytochrome — translated: MALDRQRHVGVALLLLAVVMAPHPTLKASVQDAPAGEACQGVTGSVGQIAATLSAVPRYGSTYVLVLSAGVGADVTSLDAPALKTVEIVVQAGPAGAAIVQAKGLKSRSYPLDGENLTKPIADLLAGRANAAVLWAPLAALGIDRFDPAGTLRMLNVGGPEPPPAPFSAPSPGAPDPCAINLAGLIEANGVVPAELFVPADIRRLIGRPPPVRDPEEARQGAALYANQCARCHGPHALAQTGALAPVDLLRSVRRFQYAGFEYIVLNGRAKNGMPPLRGTLSERQIASIYQYVRARSRGDLGPDQ
- a CDS encoding MtrB/PioB family decaheme-associated outer membrane protein, giving the protein MRNLVLLTGALGLAAAITAAAGPQASAPDPGPSPSPTPSPAPPQAWRLYSNRRIDARLQPNAGLHPPALFPLYSPETPDFTGDVRSGPDISIKASLTTLGIWNRSTSLFGVEGNAVSSKFEEFRDLREGVNAGLEAHARKEDAYLDVVGRHLGLADQDLILEGGRAGALALKLLYDETPHNYAFGARSLFSGVGTASLRISDRIRADLQGSSSEADALKKLADYVAGSGHDVDLGLQRKKVGGEVTLLSTYPITIRAQGSNEARNGVRPFSESFGFANFVEVPWPVNYDTTDARVSAEYARPESRIQATIAYRFSRFDEHNPSLTFDNPFRLTDSTDPLLGLPAFISSYQAGPATGRSALYPSNSSHSIDGTLVVSRLPYGTSISALFSASFLRQDEPLLPFTTNSAIVAGAFSNPGTEGGTAPFNAADPANLPARTANAAINTENLQVRVSSKPLQDLSLTAQYRFYNLDNQSAPFRIPGLVREDAEWRVPGNPSAFFGPLPIAYDKHTASLSAAWDLNQKVRLGGSYTFERINRSFREVAWMNDHHLKTSLDLKPLAWLELRGSYEYIRRDTAPYLGSQSYVAHGETIPGAGVLPYLRKFDEAERRTNQGQAVVTVTPSDRLTLSSSVLYGKDDYPSSFAGLSLARRDEYGVDVSYVLTDRLSVYAAYTFEKFRYEMAGRQWTPGGISDPYLSETGLASNSNWAAEPLDRYHTVGLGAEAQLIPKALRLNVSYTFSRTRGRIGLSSPLGTPANDVNPFVPVSFDNVDNVDFHNLSADLEWTIDKRASLAAGYIFEKYRIDDYNYSGFTYTPASPSFLGLPVATSGLLMGGMLPWPYHTSVAYVRLRVGM
- a CDS encoding DmsE family decaheme c-type cytochrome, which translates into the protein MRVRALLFGGLIAALSAAWVGAQAPEGAVPTLTPASVAPSPDAPQEARTYVGSTVCAQCHFNKFESYQNSPHSFKGDPRTPAARFECETCHGPGSAHVAGGGGRGIGAMRNFGAAMPPQAKNAVCLECHTRGPVALWAGSTHADRKMACTTCHQIHGGNAKLLAQPSQPQLCTQCHQQIRSALMKPSHHPIREEKMVCTSCHNPHGTQTDKLIAANSVNEKCLECHAEKRGPFLWEHPPVRESCLNCHDPHGTSHEPMLLVRKPQLCQRCHSNAQHAGGLYALSPQDRASGRTVYGSASQLLYRSCTNCHVMVHGSNHPSGKWFHR
- a CDS encoding sigma 54-interacting transcriptional regulator codes for the protein MKKAFVETKNSDHSLRTMLDRVPTQAWSLRRDGGIDYLNQRWHEYTGLSPEEAYGSSGKGEPTRGGRGTDLTQVVIVHPGDAPSLEAKWREMLPAAKPVEFECRLRRYDGKYRRFTVRAEPVLDGQGAVVRWWGTNTDIEDLQQAEDWQRKDQREPRHITDARGDERIRNERLALREDIDRASMFEEIVGSSPALHCILEQVEKVAPTDSTVLILGETGTGKELVARAIHKRSRRSTRAFIRVSCAAIPSSLIASELFGHEKGAFTGALQKRIGRFEAADGGTIFLDEVGELPAETQVALLGVLQEREVERVGSSHPIAVDVRVLAATNRDLETAVERGAFREDLYYRLNVFPIRIPPLRDRVDDIPVLVEYLVERYATKAGKSIRNIKKQTLALFQAYDWPGNVRELQNVIERAVVLCDSETFSIDKSWLKGETQPPSKPMPRPVKTLAEGEKELIEAALAASQGRIFGPSGAAAKLGIPRQTLESKMKALHIDKLSFRAR